A window of Brachybacterium fresconis contains these coding sequences:
- a CDS encoding APC family permease, protein MAGRNAGLKRQLSLLSLVALAAGAVLGGWLAEAPYWFELTGAGAAIIFPILAVILVPIALAFAELTSVLPFSSSVDVWSGNAMNSTTGWATQWLFFLVQVVEPPLVAFIFVTAAGFFVDVPVAVQPLIAIAIMVLWYVFSNFSIELTGVMAIVLFITMVSITVGTSIYYFSSGHWEFTNISEHGGFFPHGIYGAVAAASALVLKYIGFAMTPTMIQETKFAAKKMVIVILAGLFIPAVVYMLATVAIGGLAPHDVIAGLSVPEPELVDQLGMPAIIGLLAIAAGLLYAFTTLMGFWTSSARVLYGASQLRQLPPWFSRTNRHGQPYIANLVVLAFGIFFAAFTGTNWVQYTYSLSVVAAGAVYFLGCLSAYRLRTKHPEWKRPFRAPIGRPMFAVGMLISAAITVVGVTLLPANAWPPIIAYLIIGALVPLAMRFYRSRVNPDYTPIILGPEDVETIEETERNPHA, encoded by the coding sequence ATGGCTGGTCGGAATGCAGGTCTCAAACGTCAACTGTCCCTCCTCAGCCTCGTCGCCCTCGCGGCCGGGGCGGTGCTCGGCGGATGGCTCGCCGAAGCCCCCTACTGGTTCGAGCTCACGGGAGCCGGCGCCGCGATCATCTTCCCGATCCTGGCCGTGATCCTGGTGCCGATCGCGCTCGCCTTCGCCGAGCTCACCTCGGTGCTGCCGTTCTCCTCCTCGGTGGACGTGTGGTCCGGCAATGCCATGAACTCGACCACGGGCTGGGCCACCCAGTGGCTGTTCTTCCTGGTGCAGGTGGTCGAGCCGCCGCTGGTCGCCTTCATCTTCGTCACCGCCGCCGGCTTCTTCGTCGACGTCCCGGTGGCGGTCCAGCCGCTGATCGCGATCGCCATCATGGTGCTGTGGTACGTCTTCTCGAACTTCTCCATCGAGCTGACCGGCGTGATGGCGATCGTCCTGTTCATCACGATGGTGTCCATCACGGTCGGCACCTCGATCTACTACTTCTCCAGCGGCCACTGGGAGTTCACCAACATCTCCGAGCACGGCGGATTCTTCCCGCACGGGATCTACGGTGCCGTGGCCGCGGCGTCGGCCCTGGTGCTGAAGTACATCGGGTTCGCGATGACGCCGACGATGATCCAGGAGACGAAGTTCGCCGCGAAGAAGATGGTCATCGTGATCCTGGCCGGGCTGTTCATCCCGGCCGTGGTGTACATGCTGGCCACCGTCGCGATCGGCGGCCTCGCCCCGCACGACGTCATCGCCGGCCTCAGCGTCCCCGAGCCGGAGCTGGTGGATCAGCTGGGCATGCCCGCGATCATCGGCCTGCTGGCGATCGCCGCCGGTCTGCTGTATGCCTTCACCACGCTGATGGGGTTCTGGACCTCCTCGGCCCGAGTGCTCTACGGCGCCTCGCAGCTGCGTCAGCTGCCGCCCTGGTTCAGCCGCACCAATCGGCACGGCCAGCCCTACATCGCCAACCTCGTCGTGCTCGCGTTCGGGATCTTCTTCGCGGCCTTCACCGGCACGAACTGGGTGCAGTACACCTATTCGCTCTCCGTGGTCGCGGCCGGGGCCGTGTACTTCCTGGGCTGCCTGTCCGCCTACCGCCTGCGCACCAAGCACCCCGAGTGGAAGCGGCCCTTCCGGGCCCCGATCGGCAGACCGATGTTCGCCGTCGGCATGCTGATCTCGGCCGCCATCACCGTCGTCGGCGTGACGTTGCTGCCGGCGAACGCCTGGCCGCCGATCATCGCCTATCTCATCATCGGGGCGCTGGTCCCCCTGGCCATGAGGTTCTATCGCTCCCGCGTGAATCCCGACTACACGCCCATCATCCTGGGCCCCGAGGATGTCGAGACCATCGAGGAGACTGAGAGGAACCCGCATGCCTGA
- a CDS encoding alcohol dehydrogenase family protein yields MSAVQLVGHGGLDQLVHSHDVPTPRPAAGEVLIDVHACGMNNTDVWVREGAYGSDTDPSEVSSWRRGRSTLTFPRIQGADIVGRIAAVGDGVSRDRVDQRVMVDFSLYHRPEGDESLADIDYIGHGRDGGYAEYVAVPAENAYEVTADIPDAGLATFCCAYLTAEQMLDRARLAKGERILVTGASGGVGSAIIQLARVRGAIPYAITSAGKEQALVAIGAEGTILRDTGDLVAEVEKVVDAPVDVVADLVAGEMFNDLLRILRPEGRYTTAGAIGGPVVQLDLRTMYLKHLELHGSSQGTRTAFRRLVGYIEDGSIRPLLDRTFALSDFHDAQRAFMAKSYIGKLVVVPDRHWDTVGAPHAP; encoded by the coding sequence ATGAGCGCAGTGCAGCTCGTGGGACACGGTGGGCTGGATCAGCTCGTGCACTCCCACGACGTACCCACGCCGAGGCCTGCGGCGGGGGAGGTGCTGATCGACGTCCACGCCTGCGGGATGAACAACACCGACGTCTGGGTGCGCGAAGGCGCCTACGGCAGCGACACCGACCCCAGCGAGGTCTCCAGCTGGCGACGCGGCCGCTCCACGCTCACGTTCCCCCGCATCCAGGGCGCGGACATCGTCGGCCGGATCGCCGCCGTCGGCGACGGCGTGAGCCGGGACCGGGTGGACCAGCGGGTGATGGTCGACTTCAGCCTCTATCACCGTCCCGAAGGCGATGAGTCCCTGGCCGACATCGACTACATCGGCCACGGCCGCGACGGCGGCTACGCCGAGTACGTCGCGGTGCCCGCCGAGAACGCCTACGAGGTCACCGCCGACATCCCCGACGCGGGCCTGGCGACCTTCTGCTGCGCCTATCTCACCGCGGAGCAGATGCTCGACCGCGCCCGCCTCGCGAAGGGGGAGCGGATCCTGGTCACGGGCGCTTCCGGCGGTGTCGGCTCCGCGATCATCCAGCTCGCGCGGGTGCGCGGCGCGATCCCCTATGCGATCACCAGTGCCGGCAAGGAGCAGGCGCTGGTGGCGATCGGCGCCGAGGGCACGATCCTGCGCGATACCGGCGACCTGGTCGCCGAGGTCGAGAAGGTGGTCGATGCCCCGGTGGACGTGGTCGCCGACCTGGTCGCGGGGGAGATGTTCAACGACCTGCTGCGGATCCTGCGCCCAGAGGGTCGCTACACCACTGCCGGTGCCATCGGCGGCCCGGTGGTCCAGCTCGACCTGCGCACGATGTACCTCAAGCATCTCGAGCTGCACGGCTCATCCCAGGGCACCCGCACCGCCTTCCGCCGTCTGGTCGGCTACATCGAGGACGGCTCGATCCGCCCGCTGCTGGACCGCACCTTCGCGCTCTCCGACTTCCACGACGCCCAGCGCGCGTTCATGGCCAAGTCCTATATCGGCAAGCTGGTCGTCGTCCCCGACCGGCACTGGGACACCGTGGGAGCACCTCATGCGCCGTGA
- a CDS encoding proline racemase family protein yields MRRERALELIDTQSGGDVSRIVTAGIEPLPGRTVLEKARYLQAEGDGLRRLLLSEPYGDPAMSVDLIVEPGNPEAQAGYIIMEAMGYPMYSGSNTICVATALLESGMIEMTEGLQKIVLESPAGLAHITARNADGHVESITTQGEPAYVAERGLGVEVPDYGRVEFDLVWSGAYFAMIRSADHDFELTADEQIALTAFGDAFVRTARPGLRQEHPSLGDVGPLPFVHFMGRVRTMENGAVESRSATYVHPGVICRSPTGTGTSARLALMAGQGDLGPGDTLETISPRGNRFLGTVVGDTTVGDYPAWHSTITASARLMARSRVTVDLDDPLVDVSDLEQLLSP; encoded by the coding sequence ATGCGCCGTGAACGAGCCCTCGAGCTGATCGACACCCAGTCCGGCGGGGACGTCAGCCGCATCGTCACGGCCGGCATCGAACCACTGCCGGGCCGGACCGTGCTGGAGAAGGCCCGCTACCTCCAGGCCGAGGGTGATGGGCTGCGTCGGCTGCTGCTCTCGGAGCCCTACGGCGACCCGGCGATGTCGGTGGACCTCATCGTCGAACCGGGCAACCCCGAGGCCCAGGCCGGCTACATCATCATGGAGGCGATGGGCTACCCGATGTACTCGGGGTCGAACACCATCTGCGTCGCGACCGCCCTGCTGGAGAGCGGGATGATCGAGATGACCGAGGGGCTGCAGAAGATCGTCCTGGAGTCCCCGGCCGGGCTGGCCCACATCACCGCGCGCAACGCCGACGGGCACGTCGAGTCGATCACCACCCAGGGCGAGCCCGCCTACGTCGCCGAGCGCGGGCTGGGCGTGGAGGTGCCCGACTACGGCCGCGTCGAGTTCGACCTGGTCTGGAGCGGTGCCTACTTCGCGATGATCCGCTCCGCGGACCACGACTTCGAGCTCACGGCCGACGAGCAGATCGCCCTGACCGCCTTCGGCGACGCCTTCGTGCGCACCGCCCGCCCCGGGCTGCGCCAGGAGCATCCCTCGCTCGGCGACGTCGGTCCCTTGCCGTTCGTGCACTTCATGGGCCGGGTGCGGACGATGGAGAACGGTGCGGTCGAGTCGCGCTCGGCCACCTACGTGCACCCGGGGGTGATCTGCCGGAGCCCGACGGGGACCGGCACCTCCGCGCGGCTCGCGCTGATGGCCGGGCAGGGCGACCTCGGCCCCGGGGACACGCTGGAGACCATCTCCCCACGGGGCAATCGCTTCCTCGGCACCGTGGTCGGGGACACCACCGTCGGTGATTACCCCGCCTGGCACTCCACGATCACCGCCAGCGCCCGACTGATGGCCCGCTCCCGGGTGACCGTGGACCTCGACGACCCGCTGGTGGACGTCTCGGACCTGGAGCAGCTGCTGAGCCCGTGA
- a CDS encoding NAD(P)H-dependent oxidoreductase: MTLTAPITDTRTAAPTSGAALRVVVVNGSPSESSKTMGLVGVVLNALERDMPVQRSQIDVYRLGPDFTGAIERDDIAADVEVVLQEAEQADLLIAATPVFRGSYTGMFKHFFDLIDQYALADKPVLLVATGGGEHHALMLEHAMRPLFGFFQALTIPVAIFASSGDFDGTTLLNPRVHGRVEMGLRDVTELLRARATGPEQGADARQRSILR; this comes from the coding sequence ATGACTCTCACCGCACCGATCACGGACACCAGGACAGCGGCACCGACCTCCGGTGCGGCGCTGCGCGTCGTCGTCGTCAACGGCAGCCCGAGCGAGTCCTCCAAGACCATGGGCCTGGTCGGCGTCGTGCTGAACGCCCTGGAGCGGGACATGCCCGTCCAGCGTTCTCAGATCGATGTGTACCGCCTCGGGCCCGATTTCACCGGGGCGATCGAGCGCGACGACATCGCAGCCGACGTCGAGGTGGTGCTGCAGGAGGCCGAGCAGGCCGACCTGCTGATCGCCGCGACACCGGTGTTCCGGGGCTCGTATACGGGGATGTTCAAGCACTTCTTCGACCTGATCGATCAGTACGCGCTGGCCGACAAGCCGGTGCTGCTGGTGGCGACCGGCGGCGGCGAGCACCACGCGCTCATGCTGGAGCACGCGATGCGGCCGCTGTTCGGCTTCTTCCAAGCCCTGACCATCCCGGTCGCGATCTTCGCCTCCTCCGGCGACTTCGACGGCACCACGCTGCTGAACCCCCGGGTCCACGGACGCGTCGAGATGGGCCTTCGCGATGTCACCGAGCTGCTCCGGGCCCGCGCGACGGGTCCGGAGCAGGGAGCGGACGCTCGACAGCGCAGCATTCTTCGCTGA
- a CDS encoding LLM class flavin-dependent oxidoreductase, translated as MPFEIGMLTFGEITEDPLTGELPSPRTRVRETIEQAQLADEVGLDLFAVGEHHRSDFVGSAPALLLAAAAEKTRNIRLTSAVTVLSSEDPVRVWEQFATLDLLSAGRAEIIAGRGSYTESFPLFGYDLADYADLFREKLDLLLAIREQNPLTWTGKLRAPLVDADIAPRADGDTIPIWVGVGGSPASAISTGQRGLPMAMALLLGRLRQHEGTAALYREAASQAGHDPSSMPISINAHGYVGRTSQGARDEMFPYFAQGMADNNHQRGQGMNLSRAAFDAQSSPSSGLLVGSSQEIIDKLMTYHEVYGLSRALLQMGFGGLPQKLHLETIERLGTEVAPVVRREVAARERTAAA; from the coding sequence ATGCCCTTCGAGATCGGAATGTTGACTTTCGGGGAGATCACCGAAGACCCCCTCACCGGTGAGCTCCCCTCCCCGCGCACCCGGGTGCGGGAGACCATCGAGCAGGCCCAGCTGGCCGACGAGGTCGGCCTGGACCTCTTCGCGGTCGGCGAGCATCACCGCAGCGACTTCGTGGGCTCCGCGCCCGCACTCCTGCTGGCCGCCGCCGCGGAGAAGACCCGGAACATCCGGCTGACCAGCGCGGTGACCGTGCTCAGCTCCGAGGACCCCGTCCGCGTGTGGGAGCAGTTCGCCACCCTCGACCTGCTCTCCGCCGGCCGCGCGGAGATCATCGCGGGCCGCGGCTCGTACACCGAGTCCTTCCCCTTGTTCGGCTACGACCTGGCCGACTACGCCGATCTGTTCCGCGAGAAGCTGGATCTGCTGCTCGCGATCCGGGAGCAGAACCCGCTGACCTGGACCGGGAAGCTGCGTGCCCCCTTGGTCGATGCAGACATCGCGCCCCGCGCCGACGGTGACACGATTCCGATCTGGGTGGGCGTGGGCGGCTCACCGGCCTCGGCCATCAGCACAGGTCAGCGCGGATTGCCGATGGCGATGGCGCTGCTGCTGGGCCGGCTGCGGCAGCACGAGGGCACGGCCGCGCTGTATCGCGAGGCGGCCTCGCAAGCCGGGCACGACCCCAGCTCGATGCCGATCAGCATCAACGCCCACGGCTACGTCGGGCGCACCAGCCAGGGCGCCCGGGACGAGATGTTCCCCTACTTCGCCCAGGGCATGGCCGACAACAACCACCAGCGCGGCCAGGGGATGAACCTGTCGAGGGCCGCCTTCGACGCACAGTCCTCCCCGTCCTCCGGGCTGCTGGTGGGCAGCTCGCAGGAGATCATCGACAAGCTGATGACCTACCACGAGGTCTACGGCCTGAGCCGTGCCCTGCTGCAGATGGGCTTCGGTGGCCTCCCACAGAAGCTGCACCTCGAGACGATCGAACGACTCGGGACCGAGGTGGCCCCGGTCGTGCGCCGCGAAGTGGCCGCACGAGAAAGGACGGCAGCAGCATGA
- a CDS encoding MarR family winged helix-turn-helix transcriptional regulator: MAQQELTERELRAWRTSMQMMELLRGRIEQQLQATSGLSNADYSVLSLLSEAPEQRMRIYELCASAGWEKSRMHHQLTRMSKRGLVERERCGSRGMDAVLTEVGMDALVSAVPCHAREVRRLFVDHLTPEELDRFAELSGTILEHLRSEQ, translated from the coding sequence ATGGCACAGCAGGAACTGACCGAGCGCGAGCTCCGCGCGTGGCGGACGTCGATGCAGATGATGGAGCTTCTGCGCGGACGGATCGAGCAGCAGCTGCAGGCCACCAGCGGCCTGTCCAACGCCGACTACAGCGTGCTGAGCCTGCTGTCCGAGGCCCCCGAGCAGCGCATGCGCATCTACGAGCTCTGCGCGTCGGCCGGCTGGGAGAAGAGCCGCATGCACCATCAGCTCACCCGGATGTCCAAGCGCGGCCTGGTCGAGCGCGAGCGGTGCGGTTCCCGCGGCATGGACGCGGTGCTCACCGAAGTGGGAATGGACGCGCTCGTCAGCGCGGTGCCCTGTCACGCCCGGGAGGTGCGTCGACTTTTCGTCGACCATCTGACCCCGGAGGAGCTCGACCGCTTCGCCGAGCTCTCCGGCACGATCCTCGAGCATCTGCGCTCCGAGCAGTAA
- a CDS encoding zinc ribbon domain-containing protein: MTRAPAERSPLHQDPVAALPPVAERTGTYPGAVFFIIGINTKLRHLGDGATRECPRCHNTTQWLRMRSFRQLTLFFVIPVLRWRRRQYETCGICGAVIDV; this comes from the coding sequence ATGACGCGTGCGCCGGCCGAGCGCTCGCCGCTCCACCAGGATCCGGTCGCCGCGCTGCCACCCGTCGCCGAACGCACCGGGACGTACCCTGGCGCCGTGTTCTTCATCATCGGGATCAACACCAAGCTTCGGCACCTCGGAGACGGGGCGACGCGAGAGTGCCCGCGCTGCCACAACACCACGCAGTGGTTGCGGATGCGCTCGTTCCGCCAGCTCACCCTGTTCTTCGTGATCCCCGTCCTTCGCTGGCGCCGCCGCCAGTACGAGACGTGCGGGATCTGCGGCGCCGTGATCGACGTCTGA
- a CDS encoding NAD(P)H-dependent oxidoreductase, whose product MNLHELLRAREDAGTPIRIGLIGAGRYGTMFLAQARSTPGMHVVGIADINTQRAEGALDLVGWPAEQVAGSVEEALTGGGTAVVGDAGLLLEADLDVIVEATGNPIVGTDHALRAIRGGKHIIMVTVEADALCGPALAVEAKRAGVVYSLAYGDQPALMWELVDWARTSGFTVTAAGKGAKYLPHYHQMNPDTVWENWEFSKELTDSGQLNPYMHTSFRDGTKAAIEMAAVANAASLFPSDGGLTFTPGNVEQIATICRPEADGGVLAHRGSVEVMSSVTREGEWIDKNIQEGMFVVVEATNDYVAGCFTEYPWHPDPSGRYAALYRPYHYVGLELGVSIAHAALRGVATGSPAGFCADVVATAKKDLTAGEVLDGEGGYCVYGKLISAETSVARGALPVALAHSVPLLRDVPAGEVVTWDDVEMAEGMETVLQMREKTVAMMARAGESARA is encoded by the coding sequence ATGAATCTCCACGAACTGCTCCGCGCCCGTGAGGACGCCGGCACTCCGATCCGAATCGGTCTGATCGGTGCCGGTCGTTACGGGACGATGTTCCTGGCCCAGGCGCGCAGCACTCCGGGTATGCATGTGGTCGGGATCGCTGACATCAACACGCAGCGTGCCGAGGGGGCGCTGGATCTGGTCGGCTGGCCGGCCGAGCAGGTCGCCGGCAGCGTCGAGGAGGCCCTGACCGGTGGTGGGACGGCGGTGGTCGGCGATGCCGGGCTGTTGTTGGAGGCGGATCTGGACGTGATCGTGGAGGCGACCGGCAATCCGATCGTCGGCACCGATCACGCCCTGCGGGCGATCCGGGGCGGGAAGCACATCATCATGGTGACGGTGGAGGCGGATGCGTTGTGCGGGCCGGCGCTGGCTGTCGAGGCGAAGCGGGCGGGGGTGGTGTATTCGCTGGCGTACGGGGATCAGCCGGCGCTGATGTGGGAGCTGGTGGATTGGGCGCGGACCTCAGGGTTCACCGTGACCGCGGCCGGTAAGGGTGCGAAGTACCTGCCGCACTATCACCAGATGAATCCGGACACCGTGTGGGAGAACTGGGAGTTCTCGAAGGAGCTGACCGATTCCGGGCAGTTGAACCCGTACATGCACACCTCGTTCCGTGATGGGACGAAGGCGGCGATCGAGATGGCCGCTGTCGCGAATGCGGCCTCGCTCTTCCCCTCCGATGGAGGGCTGACGTTCACGCCGGGGAATGTGGAGCAGATTGCGACGATCTGTCGTCCGGAGGCCGACGGTGGGGTGCTGGCCCATCGCGGGTCGGTGGAGGTGATGAGCTCGGTGACGCGCGAGGGGGAGTGGATCGACAAGAACATCCAGGAGGGGATGTTCGTCGTCGTCGAGGCGACCAACGACTATGTCGCCGGCTGCTTCACGGAGTACCCGTGGCATCCGGATCCCTCCGGGCGGTATGCGGCGCTGTACCGCCCGTACCACTACGTCGGCCTGGAGCTGGGGGTCTCGATCGCCCATGCCGCGCTGCGCGGGGTCGCGACGGGCAGCCCGGCCGGGTTCTGCGCCGACGTGGTGGCGACCGCGAAGAAGGACCTCACCGCGGGTGAGGTGCTCGATGGCGAGGGCGGGTACTGCGTGTACGGCAAGCTCATCTCCGCCGAGACGTCGGTGGCCCGCGGTGCTCTGCCGGTCGCTCTGGCCCACAGCGTGCCGCTGCTGCGCGACGTTCCGGCGGGCGAGGTCGTCACCTGGGACGACGTCGAGATGGCCGAGGGTATGGAGACCGTGCTTCAGATGCGCGAGAAGACGGTCGCCATGATGGCGCGAGCTGGGGAGAGTGCGCGGGCCTGA
- a CDS encoding epoxide hydrolase family protein, which produces MDIRPFTIEIPQHQIDDLAARLEATRWPNAVAPAAEERGMSLAWLRSAAEHWRTSFDWRAIEKELNRLPQFTADLGGTALHVVHARGHGDKMPVLLVHGWPDSFLRYRAVIPLLVAAGHDVIVPSLPGFAFSGQPDGPLRLAGAAEQLHTLVTGLGYQRYAVSGGDWGAGIADHLATTHPEAIAALHLTDVPFTKSFQVDRSAVSAEEQDYLATAGEWFQQAAYFGIQAAEPTALASGLSDSPTALLAWIAGKIRDWSDAEPDLSTLLTEVSVHWFTNDARSSLRLYSEAIDPSAWAGDDEESGDAGAGRDGGGSGSTPAPSVPTGLTFFPHDFVTAPRAYAERFYDVRRCTMAPSGGHFGAVELPAFFADEVVALLTEVSQD; this is translated from the coding sequence ATGGACATCCGGCCTTTCACCATCGAGATCCCGCAGCACCAGATCGACGACCTCGCCGCCCGTCTCGAGGCCACGCGGTGGCCGAACGCCGTCGCCCCCGCCGCGGAAGAGAGGGGTATGAGCCTGGCCTGGCTGCGCAGTGCTGCCGAGCACTGGAGAACCTCCTTCGACTGGCGTGCGATCGAAAAAGAGCTCAACCGCCTGCCGCAGTTCACTGCGGACCTCGGAGGCACCGCCCTCCACGTCGTGCACGCCCGTGGGCACGGCGACAAGATGCCCGTGCTGCTCGTGCACGGCTGGCCCGACTCCTTCCTGCGGTACCGGGCCGTGATACCGCTGCTCGTCGCGGCCGGCCATGACGTCATCGTGCCCTCGCTGCCGGGATTCGCGTTCAGCGGGCAGCCCGACGGTCCGCTGCGGCTCGCAGGAGCTGCCGAACAGCTCCACACGCTCGTCACCGGTCTCGGGTACCAGCGGTATGCCGTCTCCGGAGGCGATTGGGGTGCCGGCATCGCCGATCACCTGGCGACGACGCATCCGGAGGCGATCGCGGCGCTGCATCTGACCGATGTGCCGTTCACCAAGTCGTTCCAGGTGGATCGATCCGCGGTGTCGGCAGAGGAGCAGGATTACCTCGCGACGGCGGGGGAATGGTTCCAGCAGGCGGCGTACTTCGGGATCCAGGCGGCGGAGCCGACCGCGCTCGCATCGGGCCTCAGCGATTCGCCGACGGCGCTGCTCGCCTGGATCGCGGGAAAGATCCGGGATTGGAGCGATGCGGAACCTGACCTCTCCACGCTCCTGACCGAGGTGAGCGTGCACTGGTTCACGAACGACGCCCGCTCCTCGTTACGGCTGTACTCCGAGGCGATCGATCCGAGCGCCTGGGCCGGCGACGACGAGGAGTCAGGTGACGCGGGCGCCGGACGTGACGGTGGTGGGAGCGGCAGCACACCTGCACCGTCCGTCCCGACCGGCCTGACGTTTTTCCCGCACGACTTCGTCACCGCTCCGCGCGCGTATGCCGAGCGCTTCTACGACGTCCGCCGCTGCACGATGGCACCGTCGGGCGGTCACTTCGGCGCGGTCGAGCTGCCTGCGTTCTTCGCCGACGAGGTGGTCGCCCTGCTGACGGAGGTCTCGCAGGACTGA
- a CDS encoding DUF2277 domain-containing protein, which yields MCRNIRPLYNVAPETTSQEVHDAALQYVRKVSGMTKPSQANAEVFQRAVDEIAHTTEHLLADLVTSAPPKDREVEREKARARNAKRFGQPAAS from the coding sequence ATGTGCCGGAACATCAGACCGTTGTACAACGTCGCCCCGGAGACCACCTCCCAGGAGGTCCATGACGCCGCCCTGCAGTACGTGCGCAAGGTCAGCGGGATGACCAAGCCCTCGCAGGCGAACGCGGAGGTGTTTCAGCGGGCGGTCGACGAGATCGCGCACACCACCGAGCACTTGCTGGCGGACCTCGTCACCTCCGCCCCGCCGAAGGACCGCGAGGTCGAGCGAGAGAAGGCGCGGGCGCGGAACGCGAAGAGGTTCGGGCAGCCCGCCGCGTCCTGA
- a CDS encoding enoyl-CoA hydratase/isomerase family protein, whose translation MTNQQQPRTFETMRIEVTDRVGTITLDRPEQRNALTSTMLTEITQVLDAWEADETVRGIVVTGSGPTAFAAGADISELARWNLADGLAAPMQRLYDRIQDFQKPTLAALNGVAMGGGLELAMACDIRIAADHARMGLPEAGLGVLPGAGGTQRLSRLVGTGRALEMILTGRTLTAEQAERCGLVTTVVPAADLLPTAAEIMATVLSKGPLAVRLAKLVIGPGSDTDQRTGLLLEQLAQTLLYTTEDKDEGAAAFLAKRAPDFEGR comes from the coding sequence ATGACGAACCAGCAGCAGCCCCGGACCTTCGAGACGATGCGCATCGAGGTGACCGACCGCGTCGGGACGATCACGCTCGACCGGCCGGAGCAGCGCAATGCCCTGACCAGCACCATGCTGACCGAGATCACCCAGGTGCTGGACGCCTGGGAGGCCGACGAGACCGTGCGCGGGATCGTCGTCACGGGGTCCGGGCCGACGGCCTTCGCGGCCGGGGCCGACATCTCCGAGCTGGCACGCTGGAACCTGGCCGACGGTCTCGCCGCCCCCATGCAGCGCCTCTACGACCGGATCCAGGACTTCCAGAAGCCGACCCTGGCCGCGCTGAACGGCGTCGCGATGGGCGGCGGACTGGAGCTCGCGATGGCCTGCGACATCCGCATCGCCGCCGATCACGCGAGGATGGGCCTGCCGGAGGCCGGACTGGGCGTGCTGCCCGGTGCCGGCGGCACCCAGCGGCTGTCCCGACTCGTCGGCACCGGGAGGGCCCTCGAGATGATCCTGACCGGCCGCACCCTCACCGCGGAGCAGGCGGAGCGCTGCGGGCTGGTGACCACCGTGGTGCCCGCCGCGGACCTGCTCCCCACCGCCGCGGAGATCATGGCGACCGTGCTGAGCAAGGGGCCGCTGGCGGTCCGCCTGGCCAAGCTGGTGATCGGCCCGGGCAGCGACACGGATCAGCGCACGGGGCTGCTGCTGGAGCAGCTGGCGCAGACGCTGCTGTACACCACGGAGGACAAGGACGAGGGCGCCGCGGCGTTCCTGGCCAAGCGGGCGCCCGATTTCGAGGGGCGATGA
- a CDS encoding SDR family NAD(P)-dependent oxidoreductase, whose protein sequence is MAETPALTTNDQDLTGRICLVTGAGSGIGHGIATRLTAEGAVVVIADIDEEAARSVAADLGGDSLPVAVDITDRDSVDAMTAQVTDRFGRIDVLVNCAGWDKVGPFLEQDTAIWDRIVAINLYGTLHCCQSVVRVMTEQGHGTVVNIASDAARVGSSGEAVYSACKGGIVAFTKTLARESARVGITANVICPGPADTPLFAEMSEDNPKLRASLERAIPLRRLAQPEDLANAVAFLASPASSYITGQTLSVSGGLTMA, encoded by the coding sequence ATGGCCGAGACCCCGGCCCTCACCACCAATGACCAGGACCTCACCGGAAGGATCTGCCTCGTCACCGGTGCCGGCAGCGGCATCGGCCACGGCATCGCCACGCGGCTGACCGCCGAGGGCGCCGTCGTGGTGATCGCCGACATCGACGAGGAGGCGGCGCGGTCCGTCGCCGCGGACCTCGGCGGAGACAGCCTCCCCGTCGCCGTCGACATCACCGACCGCGACAGCGTGGATGCCATGACAGCGCAGGTCACCGACCGCTTCGGGCGGATCGACGTGCTGGTCAACTGCGCCGGCTGGGACAAGGTCGGTCCCTTCCTGGAGCAGGACACCGCGATCTGGGACCGCATCGTCGCCATCAACCTCTACGGCACCCTGCACTGCTGCCAGTCGGTGGTGCGCGTGATGACCGAGCAGGGCCACGGCACGGTCGTGAACATCGCCTCGGATGCGGCGCGGGTGGGCTCCTCCGGCGAGGCCGTGTACTCCGCCTGCAAGGGCGGCATCGTCGCGTTCACCAAGACCCTCGCCCGAGAATCCGCCCGGGTCGGCATCACCGCGAACGTGATCTGCCCCGGCCCGGCGGACACCCCGCTGTTCGCCGAGATGTCCGAGGACAATCCGAAGCTGCGCGCCTCCCTGGAGCGCGCCATCCCGCTGCGCCGGCTCGCCCAGCCGGAGGACCTGGCCAACGCCGTGGCCTTCCTGGCCTCCCCCGCCTCGAGCTACATCACCGGCCAGACGTTGTCCGTCTCCGGCGGGCTGACCATGGCGTGA